A region from the Vicia villosa cultivar HV-30 ecotype Madison, WI linkage group LG3, Vvil1.0, whole genome shotgun sequence genome encodes:
- the LOC131656042 gene encoding uncharacterized protein LOC131656042, with the protein MQDSIGIPACFSSTSDDDHHPHHGAVTRSGRTVYMSVYRTKLADQCRLITITWCKNLMLHGLSVSVENPEKETQYSCKVELKPWYFWRKQGSKRFAVDGKEVDVFWDLKSAKFNGETEPTSEYYVAVVCDKQVVLLVGDLKKEAYKKTGCRPSLIDPILVSKKEHIFGKRKFSTKAKFHEKDRCHEICIKCKNKGNMNVVGVGDGDSEVSGGVKVKVKVEPEMEIRFDGELMIHVKHLQWKFRGNESVYLNKTRVEVYWDVHDWLFSPGLKHALFIFKPVFSCSNSLSPVSLFSPSLSCSSSSTTPLSNQRSSNSNSTCESLEGHGGSDSSSSEFCLFLYAWKVE; encoded by the coding sequence ATGCAAGACTCAATTGGAATTCCTGCATGTTTCTCTTCAACAAGTGATGATGATCATCATCCTCATCATGGAGCTGTGACACGTTCAGGTAGAACCGTTTACATGTCAGTATACCGAACAAAGTTAGCTGATCAATGCCGTTTGATCACAATCACATGGTGCAAAAACCTGATGCTCCATGGTTTATCAGTATCAGTGGAAAACCCCGAGAAGGAAACTCAATATAGCTGCAAAGTTGAGCTAAAGCCATGGTACTTCTGGAGGAAACAAGGCTCGAAACGATTCGCGGTAGATGGAAAAGAAGTTGATGTTTTCTGGGACCTTAAATCTGCGAAATTCAACGGCGAAACGGAACCAACTTCAGAATACTACGTAGCAGTTGTTTGTGATAAACAAGTTGTGTTGCTTGTTGGTGATTTAAAGAAAGAAGCTTACAAAAAAACTGGGTGTAGACCATCACTCATTGATCCAATTCTCGTTTCGAAAAAGGAACATATATTCGGAAAGAGAAAATTCTCAACTAAAGCTAAGTTTCATGAGAAAGATAGGTGTCATGAGATTTGTATAAAGTGTAAGAACAAAGGTAATATGAATGTTGTTGGAGTTGGAGATGGAGATTCTGAAGTAAGTGGTGGTGTTAAAGTTAAAGTTAAAGTTGAACCAGAGATGGAGATAAGATTTGATGGAGAGTTGATGATTCATGTGAAGCATTTGCAATGGAAATTTAGAGGGAATGAATCGGTTTATCTAAACAAAACAAGAGTTGAGGTATATTGGGATGTTCATGATTGGTTATTTAGTCCTGGTTTGAAACATGCTTTGTTTATTTTTAAGCCTGTTTTTTCATGTAGTAATTCTTTGTCACCAGTGTCTTTGTTTTCACCATCTTtgtcttgttcatcttcctccacTACTCCATTATCAAACCAGAGAAGTAGTAACAGCAATAGTACTTGTGAGTCATTGGAGGGTCATGGTGGCAGTGATTCATCATCATCagagttttgtttgtttctatatGCTTGGAAGGTTGAATGA